The Gadus macrocephalus chromosome 13, ASM3116895v1 genome includes a window with the following:
- the dtex3lb.1 gene encoding uncharacterized protein dtex3lb.1 has protein sequence MENKATIRLKVDWPEGVPQQPEVELQKALQTWLTKSASSTVWECLSVTSPQDGAVEAVVSASFEHLFTQETELTLKHQRTALVTRVLPGDELPGTQAEASSPSSGMPEPVSCTLPLVHFWYVNQVYREKMKRIEEENGVHIQKDVKVSFNGDTSAGADPVKALSEFTDLVQSCLGDSTCYSYSHEPGQVDWEKALQLIQQGQEKLTLTVSPHEVEVCGPMKSLKTFETISKMQKKILNTPVPGPSSAGEAQGRSQRVSMNFRDPLLSSGVAIDATNYKVMAIAYKDEMAMIESKFGVNFFYMQDAVWAKAKPGGSEDTVTLEGHALRAVLCLYQRVATSVLSCSLQSHSQSESHLVGQRLAGHPGVVLDRLGDQWRIIGLPEDLRRAVEHIESDLERPVFREEDRQRVGCSKRDASVCVIA, from the exons ATGGAAAACAAAGCCACCATTCGTCTGAAGGTAGACTGGCCAGAAGGAGTACCCCAGCAGCCGGAGGTAGAACTTCAAAAGGCTCTACAAACCTGGTTAACCAAATCCGCCAGCAGTACTGTCTGGGAGTGTCTGAGTGTAACTTCTCCACAAGATGGAGCTGTTGAGGCGGTGGTTTCAGCCTCTTTCG AACATCTATTCACTCAAGAAACTGAGTTGACCTTGAAGCATCAGAGAACAGCGTTAGTGACTCGTGTTCTGCCTGGAGATGAGCTGCCAGGGACCCAAGCAGAAGCCTCAAGCCCCTCATCCGGAATGCCT GAGCCTGTGAGCTGCACTTTACCGCTGGTCCACTTCTGGTACGTGAACCAGGTCTACAGAGAGAAAATGAAACGCATCGAGGAAGAAAACGGAGTTCATATCCAAAAGGACgtgaaggtgtccttcaacGGTGACACCAGCGCTGGAGCAGACCCAGTCAAGGCTCTCTCTGAATTCACCGATCTAGTCCAGTCTTGTTTAGGAGACTCCACATGCTACTCTTACTCCCATGAGCCCGGTCAAGTGGACTGGGAGAAAGCCCTTCAACTCATCCAGCAGGGTCAAGAGAAGCTCACGCTTACCGTGTCACCccatgaggtggaggtgtgtgggccAATGAAAAGCCTGAAGACTTTCGAAACCATTTCAAAAATGCAAAAGAAAATCCTTAATACTCCGGTTCCTGGTCCGTCATCTGCAGGGGAAGCTCAAGGAAGATCACAAAGGGTCAGCATGAACTTCAGAGACCCTCTGCTCAGCTCTGGTGTAGCAATAGATGCAACCAACTACAAAGTGATGGCTATCGCTTATAAGGATGAAATGGCCATGATCGAAAGCAAGTTCGGTGTGAATTTCTTTTACATGCAAGATGCGGTCTGGGCCAAAGCTAAACCCGGGGGGTCTGAAGACACCGTTACCCTGGAGGGCCACGCCCTCAGAGCTGTTCTGTGTCTGTACCAGAGAGTGGCCACCTCTGTGCTGAGTTGCTCCCTGCAGAGCCATAGCCAGAGCGAGAGCCACCTAGTGGGGCAGAGACTGGCTGGACACCCTGGGGTCGTCCTAGACCGTCTTGGGGACCAGTGGAGGATCATCGGCCTGCCAGAGGACCTGCGCCGGGCTGTGGAGCACATCGAGAGTGACCTAGAAAGACCCGTCTTCAGGGAGGAGGACAGGCAGAGGGTCGGATGTTCCAAAAGGGATGCATCTGTATGCGTTATTGCATGA